The genomic window TTTCAAAACCATAAGCGATTTGGATATTCATTTGCGTTCGATAAACAACTCGCAAGATGTATTGCGAATGGTGCCTGGTTTGTTCATTGGTCAACATGCTGGCGGTGGAAAAGCAGAACAAATTTTCTTAAGAGGTTTTGATTTAGATCACGGAACAGATATTAACATTTCGGTTGATGGATTGCCAGTAAGTATGGTAAGTCACGCCCACGGTCAGGGCTACGCCGATTTGCATTTTGTAATTCCTGAATTAATAGAGAATGTGAAATTTAATAAAGGCCCTTATTTTGCCGATAAAGGGAATTTTACCACAGCAGGCTTTGTTGAATTCAAAACCAGAGATTATTTAGAAAACAACTTTGTGAAAATTGAAGCGGGACAATTTAACACTTTCCGAGGAATTGCAGGAATTAATTTATTGAAATCTAAATCCGATATCAAAAATCAAAGTTTATATTTTGCGGGCGAAAGCTCCTTTACCAAAGGTTATTTCGATCATCCACAAAATTTTAATCGGTTGAACGGTATCTTAAAATACCACGGAAAAATTAATGAAAGCAACTCGTTGACGGCTTCTGTAACTGGATTCACGAGCAAATGGAACGCCTCGGGGCAAATTCCTGATAGAGCAGTAGCAACTGGTTTAGTCGGTTTTTTTGGTGCCATCGACCCGAACGAAGGAGGCAAAACGTCAAGATATAATGCTTCTGTTGAATTATTGAGTAATCTTAAAAATGGAGGAAGTTTTAGAAATCAAATTTTTTACAGCAAGTATTTTTTTGAACTCTATTCCAATTTTACATTTTACAAAGAAGACCCTATAAATGGCGACCAAATCAAACAAACAGAAAACCGAGATATTGCAGGTTACAGTGGTGTTTTTCAAAAAGAATATTACATAGGCAAATTCAAAACTGAAACCAAAACTGGAATTCAATTGCGATACGATAATATTAACAACATCGAATTATCTCGAACAAAAGACCGAACGATTGTTACCAATGCAATCATGCTAGGCGATGTGGATGAATTAAATTCGGCAGCCTATTATTCTCAAAAAATAGGGTTTACGAATAAATTAAATGTAACGGGTTCCGTCAGATTGGATAATTTTTATAATCGGTATAACGACAAACTGACCAATGCTATCCAATCTAGTAACTCAACAATCATTAGTCCAAAACTAAATTTGGATTATAGTTTGAACAATAAAGTACAATTGTATTTGTACACAGGTAGAGGTTTTCATAGTAATGATACTAGGGTAGCCGTGCAAGAAAATGGCAAAAAAGTGTTGCCACCAGCCTTTGGTTCCGATTTAGGAGGTGTTTTTAAATTAGGCAATAAACTCTTTTTCCAAACAGCTATTTGGTATTTGTGGTTAGACCAAGAATTTGTTTATGTAGGTGACGAAGGAGTGGTAGAAGCAGGCGGACAAACCAAAAGATTTGGTTTTGATGTTTCGGCAAGATACGAAATCGTAAAAAACCTGTTTGCTGATTTGGATGTAAACATAGCTAAACCCAAAGCTATTGGAGTACCCAATTCAGAAAGTTTTCTGCCACTAGCACCTAGATTTACGACTGTTGGCGGAATAACTTATAGAAATCAAACCGGATTTAATGGTAGTTTGCGTTACCGATATATGGCAGATAGACCAGCCGATGAAACCAATACCGTTGTTGCTAAAGGCTATTTTCTAGTTGATGGAACGGTAAATTACACCACCAAAAGATGGGAAGCAGGAATATCAATCCAAAATTTGTTTAATGTAAAATGGAAAGAAACCCAATTTAACACAGAAAGCCAATTACAAAATGAAACAGAACCTGTAACTGAAATACATTTTACCCCTGGAACACCCTTTTTTGCCAAATTAAATTTGGTGCTGTTTTTTTAATTTATTTAGCGTTGTTTTCAAAATCATAAAGAGCAAAGTGAATTATCATTTTGCTCTTTTTATTTATGTGGTTTTGTGATTTGTCATTGAGTACACTATCATTTAATTTTTAATTTGAATAAATAAAAAAAAGAGTAAATAATAATAATTGTTAAATATTTGATAATAAGTTGTTTAATGTACTGTGTCTTATTTTGATATGTATTGGCAGATTATGATAATGGTAAAAAGCGTGTTAAAATTAATTTTGACATCAGAAATTATTAACGATTAAAATTACCAATTATTCATTTATTAACGATAAAATTATTTATTATGAAAAAACAATTACTTTTCAATTTTTCGAACTCATTTTCTAGAGCAAAGTCTTTCCGAATGGCAGCATTTGCAGCATTGACTCTTTTGAGTGTACAATCTTCTTTTGCTCAATATGCTTGGGTGGGCGGAACATCTTCTGAATTTTCAATGTTATCTAATTGGGATCCTGCACCAGTAGCTTTTGCAACTGCTGATATCTTTACTATCGGTGTGACGGGTAATAATGGTAATCAGGTAACAAATACGGCTGCAGTTAATTGTAGACAAATTACTTTAAATTCAGGCGTAACTTTTACTGCAAATGCTAATATTACAACTAGTTCTGCTGCTACTACTTCGGTTAATGGGGTATTGAATGTTATTTCAGGTACAAGTACTTTACCAAAACTTTATACTGGAAATACTGGTGTTGCTGGAGTTTCTGGGGTCTTAAATATTGAAAATGGTGCTACTGTAACAGGAAATAATGTTTGGCGAGTTGGAGCTAATGCCAGTTCTCCAGGAACTATTAATATTAATGGGGGTACTCTGACTTTGGGTACAGCGGGATCGTTGTCTTTAGGACACTCAAGTAATGGTACTTTAAATATCAATTCTGGAACAGTAAATATAAATTATACCACTTTTTCATCATTGGCAATTTCTGCTAAAGGTCTTGTAAATATCGACAATGGAACTATGATTATTCCTGGTGATCAGACGAATGCTGTACAGGCGTTTATTACTGCGGGAACTTTAAAAGCAGTAGCAGGAAAAACAATATCAAATACATTTGATGCAGGAACAAATCTAACAACTGTCGCTGCAGTTTCCTCACTTGGAGTTAATGAAAAAGCAACTGATGTTAATTCAATCGTGGTTTATTCTCAAGGGCAAAGTATAAAAGTTAATTCTGAAAATACACTCATTGCCGATGTAAATGTTTATGATATAACTGGTCATTTGATTGAAAGCAAAAAAAATATTCAATCGAAAGAAACTAGTTTGGATTTGAATACTTTAAATCAAATTGTGGTTGTAAAAGTAACAACAAGTAACGGTACTATTTTGAGTAGAAAAATAATTCAGTAATAAATTATTTCCTGTAAAGAACTTAAAAAGCTATTCCATATACTGTAATTTAGTATTTGGAAT from Flavobacterium eburneipallidum includes these protein-coding regions:
- a CDS encoding TonB-dependent receptor, which codes for MTKKQLFFLFLITSIVNITFAQKRSIKIIDTYSKTPVRYSIVQSEDLKFNQTSDENGFVNLNLLPKNANTILVSCIGYEVNKVLVASLNFDNQTAFVFLQPKIASLSEVAINKDSDAGIFKTISDLDIHLRSINNSQDVLRMVPGLFIGQHAGGGKAEQIFLRGFDLDHGTDINISVDGLPVSMVSHAHGQGYADLHFVIPELIENVKFNKGPYFADKGNFTTAGFVEFKTRDYLENNFVKIEAGQFNTFRGIAGINLLKSKSDIKNQSLYFAGESSFTKGYFDHPQNFNRLNGILKYHGKINESNSLTASVTGFTSKWNASGQIPDRAVATGLVGFFGAIDPNEGGKTSRYNASVELLSNLKNGGSFRNQIFYSKYFFELYSNFTFYKEDPINGDQIKQTENRDIAGYSGVFQKEYYIGKFKTETKTGIQLRYDNINNIELSRTKDRTIVTNAIMLGDVDELNSAAYYSQKIGFTNKLNVTGSVRLDNFYNRYNDKLTNAIQSSNSTIISPKLNLDYSLNNKVQLYLYTGRGFHSNDTRVAVQENGKKVLPPAFGSDLGGVFKLGNKLFFQTAIWYLWLDQEFVYVGDEGVVEAGGQTKRFGFDVSARYEIVKNLFADLDVNIAKPKAIGVPNSESFLPLAPRFTTVGGITYRNQTGFNGSLRYRYMADRPADETNTVVAKGYFLVDGTVNYTTKRWEAGISIQNLFNVKWKETQFNTESQLQNETEPVTEIHFTPGTPFFAKLNLVLFF
- a CDS encoding T9SS sorting signal type C domain-containing protein; its protein translation is MKKQLLFNFSNSFSRAKSFRMAAFAALTLLSVQSSFAQYAWVGGTSSEFSMLSNWDPAPVAFATADIFTIGVTGNNGNQVTNTAAVNCRQITLNSGVTFTANANITTSSAATTSVNGVLNVISGTSTLPKLYTGNTGVAGVSGVLNIENGATVTGNNVWRVGANASSPGTININGGTLTLGTAGSLSLGHSSNGTLNINSGTVNINYTTFSSLAISAKGLVNIDNGTMIIPGDQTNAVQAFITAGTLKAVAGKTISNTFDAGTNLTTVAAVSSLGVNEKATDVNSIVVYSQGQSIKVNSENTLIADVNVYDITGHLIESKKNIQSKETSLDLNTLNQIVVVKVTTSNGTILSRKIIQ